From a single Brassica napus cultivar Da-Ae chromosome C9, Da-Ae, whole genome shotgun sequence genomic region:
- the LOC106393487 gene encoding nascent polypeptide-associated complex subunit alpha, muscle-specific form-like, translating into MFGTPNLTCQGTTATPAVQAYPIMFGTPNHVAQGTTAAQPYPTMFGSSNLAAQGTTTTPAALPYPTMFGSPNLAAQGTTTTPAAQPYPTMFGTPSIIAQGTTTTPAVQPYAIMFGTPNLGAQGITPAAQAYPVNGLNLLPFSAMSLQ; encoded by the coding sequence ATGTTTGGAACACCAAATCTTACTTGTCAAGGTACAACAGCAACTCCAGCAGTTCAAGCCTATCCTATTATGTTTGGAACACCAAATCACGTTGCTCAAGGTACTACAGCAGCTCAGCCCTATCCGACAATGTTTGGATCATCAAATCTTGCTGCTCAAGGTACTACAACAACTCCAGCAGCTCTGCCCTATCCTACAATGTTTGGATCACCAAATCTTGCTGCTCAAGGTACAACAACAACTCCAGCAGCTCAGCCTTATCCGACTATGTTTGGAACACCAAGTATTATTGCTCAAGGTACTACAACAACTCCAGCAGTTCAGCCCTACGCTATTATGTTTGGAACACCAAATCTTGGAGCTCAAGGTATAACTCCAGCAGCTCAAGCGTATCCCGTTAATGGTTTAAATCTTCTCCCATTCTCCGCCATGAGTCTGCAGTAA